Proteins from one Nicotiana tabacum cultivar K326 chromosome 23, ASM71507v2, whole genome shotgun sequence genomic window:
- the LOC107803111 gene encoding DNA N(6)-methyladenine demethylase ALKBH1A: MYGSNPSTDDEERTAFRKAEKKYKLYYDNTRKKKQPRPVDLSEVIDFKSISESYHRNGELPSGIFAIQCDFDSLVFCLESHPGFYFIPGALTVEEQCRWIKESLTSFPQPPNRTNHNAIYGPLQDLFAAAKDNKALIQEDKHCGTNNSEVEIIQNDINCPKWNFFDQSGALSREITCKSVPASVLLRKLRWSTLGLQFDWSKRNYNISLPHNKIPDALCLLAERMAAAALPSGEVFQAEAAIVNYFGLGDTLGGHVDDMEKDWSKPIVSMSLGCKGIFLIGGKSRDVPPVAMFVRSGDVILMAGQARECFHGVPRIFTDKEHAEISSLELQFSDEDDSAFLEYIRTSRININIRQVF; encoded by the exons ATGTACGGTTCCAACCCTAGCACCGACGATGAAGAGCGAACCGCTTTCAGGAAGGCTGAAAAGAAATACAAGCTGTATTATGACAATACCCGAAA GAAAAAGCAACCAAGACCAGTGGATTTGTCGGAGGTAATTGATTTTAAGTCAATTTCAGAGTCTTACCATCGAAATGGTGAACTTCCTTCAGGCATTTTCGCAATTCAATGTGATTTTGATAGTCTTGTCTTCTGCTTGGAGAGTCATCCAGGGTTTTATTTCATTCCTGGAGCATTAACTGTTGAGGAGCAGTGCCGATGGATAAAGGAGAGTTTAACAAGTTTTCCTCAACCCCCAAACAGGACCAACCATAATGCAATTTATGGTCCTCTACAGGACTTATTTGCTGCTGCCAAGGATAATAAAGCTTTGATTCAAGAAGATAAGCACTGTGGTACCAATAATTCTGAGGTGGAAATCATCCAAAACGACATAAATTGTCCGAAATGGAATTTTTTTGATCAATCAGGTGCATTATCTAGAGAAATTACATGCAAATCAGTGCCAGCCTCTGTTTTGCTTCGTAAGTTAAGGTGGAGCACCCTTGGCTTGCAGTTTGACTGGTCGAAACGGAACTATAATATTTCTCTGCCTCACAACAAGATACCTGATGCACTTTGCCTGCTGGCTGAAAGAATGGCAGCAGCTGCCCTGCCATCGGGTGAAGTGTTTCAGGCTGAAGCAGCAATTGTTAATTACTTTGGGCTAGGCGACACGCTTGGTGGCCATGTTGATGATATGGAGAAGGATTGGAGTAAACCTATTGTTAGTATGAGTTTGGGCTGTAAAGGTATTTTCCTTATCGGCGGAAAGTCTAGGGACGTTCCTCCTGTTGCAATGTTCGTTCGAAGTGGGGATGTTATTCTTATGGCAGGACAAGCAAGGGAATGCTTCCATGGCGTCCCTAGGATCTTCACTGATAAAGAACACGCCGAGATATCCTCCCTTGAATTGCAGTTTTCTGATGAAGATGACTCTGCTTTCTTAGAGTACATTAGGACTTCTCGAATCAATATCAACATTAGACAAGTATTCTAG
- the LOC107803110 gene encoding uncharacterized protein LOC107803110 gives MEQPTTRVTRSSTRRVNSKPNYTDPDPPKPKRAKKTTPKSEPKPVVNAAVDSGSKCVVIEHCTQCNQFKIRAVKVKEGLENGVPGLEVRVNPEKPRRGCFEIREVGENGEKFVSLLDMKRPFGPMKALDMDKVISDIIEKIK, from the coding sequence ATGGAGCAGCCCACGACCCGTGTAACTCGAAGCTCAACTCGCCGTGTCAACTCAAAGCCCAACTACACTGACCCTGACCCACCCAAACCCAAACGGGCCAAAAAAACCACCCCAAAATCCGAGCCCAAACCCGTAGTCAATGCTGCTGTTGACTCTGGTTCAAAGTGTGTTGTGATTGAGCACTGCACTCAGTGCAACCAGTTCAAGATTAGGGCTGTGAAGGTGAAAGAAGGGTTGGAAAATGGAGTACCCGGTTTGGAAGTTCGGGTCAACCCGGAAAAGCCGAGAAGGGGTTGCTTTGAAATAAGGGAGGTTGGTGAAAATGGGGAGAAATTTGTTAGCCTTTTGGATATGAAGAGGCCATTTGGGCCGATGAAGGCATTGGACATGGACAAGGTCATTTCTGATATTATTGAGAAAATCAAatga